Proteins encoded in a region of the Streptomyces sp. NBC_00258 genome:
- a CDS encoding NAD-dependent succinate-semialdehyde dehydrogenase, which produces MNDVPKQLFIGGKWLDSESGATMPVDDPATGEILCQVADAGPEDARLAEEAAVAAQEEWARTAPRARSEILRRAYEIILSRTDELALLMTSEMGKPLAEARGEVAYAAEFFRWFSEEAVRIDGGGYGVLPDGRNRMLLTRRPVGPCLLITPWNFPLAMGTRKIGPAIAAGCTMVFKPAPQTPLTSLALAGILREAGLPDGVLNVVTTSRADKVVEPLLRGGRIRKLSFTGSTQVGRILLAQCADTVVRASMELGGNAPFIVFDDADLDAAVDGAMIAKMRNMGEACTAANRFFVHSSVADDFAVRLAERMGALVVGPGTQEGVDVGPLIDDAGRAKVEELVADAVGRGARVLVGGATPDGPGRFYPPTVLAGVDPASRLMDTEIFGPVAAILTFDDEDEVIRAANDTPWGLVGYVFTAGLDRSLRVSERLEVGMVGLNTGLVSNPAAPFGGIKQSGLGREGGRVGIDEFLEYQYLAMPVK; this is translated from the coding sequence CTGAACGACGTACCCAAGCAGCTGTTCATCGGCGGCAAGTGGCTGGACTCCGAATCCGGCGCCACGATGCCCGTGGACGACCCGGCGACCGGCGAGATCCTCTGCCAGGTCGCCGACGCCGGGCCCGAGGACGCCCGGCTCGCCGAGGAAGCCGCCGTCGCGGCACAGGAGGAGTGGGCCCGTACGGCGCCCCGCGCACGCAGCGAGATCCTGCGCCGCGCCTACGAGATCATCCTCTCCCGCACCGACGAGCTCGCCCTGCTGATGACCTCCGAGATGGGCAAGCCGCTGGCCGAGGCCCGGGGCGAAGTGGCGTACGCGGCCGAGTTCTTCCGCTGGTTCTCCGAAGAGGCGGTCCGCATCGACGGCGGCGGCTACGGCGTGCTGCCCGACGGCCGCAACCGCATGCTGCTGACGCGCCGCCCCGTCGGTCCCTGTCTGCTGATCACCCCGTGGAACTTCCCGCTGGCCATGGGCACCCGCAAGATCGGGCCCGCGATCGCGGCGGGCTGCACGATGGTGTTCAAGCCCGCCCCGCAGACCCCGCTGACCAGCCTCGCGCTGGCCGGGATCCTCCGGGAGGCGGGTCTGCCGGACGGCGTGCTGAACGTCGTCACCACCTCACGGGCCGACAAGGTCGTCGAGCCGCTCCTGCGGGGCGGTCGCATCCGAAAGCTGTCCTTCACCGGCTCCACGCAGGTCGGGCGGATCCTGCTCGCCCAGTGCGCGGACACCGTCGTACGCGCCTCGATGGAGCTGGGCGGCAACGCACCGTTCATCGTCTTCGACGACGCCGATCTCGACGCCGCCGTGGACGGCGCGATGATCGCCAAGATGCGCAACATGGGCGAGGCGTGCACGGCCGCCAACCGCTTCTTCGTGCACAGCTCCGTGGCGGACGATTTCGCGGTGCGGCTCGCCGAACGCATGGGGGCGCTCGTCGTGGGCCCCGGCACCCAGGAAGGCGTGGACGTGGGCCCGCTGATCGACGACGCGGGCCGCGCCAAGGTCGAGGAACTGGTCGCCGACGCCGTCGGACGAGGCGCCCGGGTGCTGGTCGGCGGCGCCACTCCGGACGGGCCCGGCCGCTTCTACCCGCCGACCGTACTGGCGGGTGTGGACCCGGCCAGCCGGCTGATGGACACGGAGATCTTCGGGCCGGTGGCGGCGATCCTCACCTTCGACGACGAGGACGAGGTGATCCGCGCGGCGAACGACACCCCGTGGGGGCTCGTCGGTTACGTCTTCACCGCGGGCCTCGACCGGTCGCTGCGGGTCAGCGAGCGCCTGGAGGTCGGCATGGTCGGCCTCAACACGGGGCTCGTGTCCAACCCGGCCGCGCCCTTCGGAGGCATCAAGCAGTCGGGGCTGGGCCGGGAGGGAGGCCGGGTGGGGATCGACGAGTTCCTGGAGTACCAGTACCTGGCGATGCCGGTGAAGTGA
- a CDS encoding xanthine dehydrogenase family protein molybdopterin-binding subunit gives MTTVTTGTRAVKGAVGTAHTRVEGRDKVTGAARYAGEIPFAELAHGWLMLSTVARGRVRSVDTAPVLGMPGVLAVLHHENAPRVETDYPGLLGSKPDPTAAVFQHDRVPHMGWPVALVVADTSEQAREAAEALVVHYEEEPHDVDFSAGHPDAYAAEGHMPGVTAKGDLEAELASSAVVVDEEYTTPEEHHNSMEPHAATARWEGGRLEVVDSNQGTTWVAGELANLFSLDPASVRVRSEHVGGGFGSKGVRAHQVAAVMAATALQRPVRVVMTRRQMFSLAGYRSPTTQQVRLGADADGRLRALDHSSLSLTSTVHEFVEPSAGVARVMYDADAHHTANRVVRLDVPTPTWMRAPGEAPGSFALESALDELAEKCGLDPIELRARNEPELGPVSGLPFSSRNLLACFQEGAGRFGWADRDPRPGLRRDGRWLLGTGTAAASFGAMAMPSTGAITAEADGTFTVRINAADIGTGARTALTLIAADALEVTPDHIHVRLGDSDLGPAMIAGGSAGTRSWAWAITAAAGELRERLALGAVIPPEGITVRSDTTEAIGALAPKERHSFGAQFAEVAVDVTTGEVRVRRMLGIFAAGRIVNPLTARNQFVGGMTWGISMALHEEAVRDRATGGHYGADLAGYHVAAHADVPHIEADWVDDPDPDDPVGIKGIGEVGIVGAAAAIANAVWHATGVRHRNLPIRPDRVLMAGEHA, from the coding sequence ATGACCACCGTCACGACCGGCACCAGGGCGGTGAAGGGAGCCGTCGGCACCGCGCACACCCGCGTCGAGGGCCGCGACAAGGTCACCGGAGCGGCCCGCTACGCCGGAGAGATCCCCTTCGCCGAACTCGCCCACGGCTGGCTGATGTTGTCGACCGTCGCCCGGGGCCGCGTCCGCTCGGTGGACACCGCGCCTGTACTCGGCATGCCGGGCGTGCTCGCGGTCCTGCACCACGAGAACGCCCCGCGGGTCGAGACCGACTACCCGGGCCTGCTCGGGAGCAAGCCGGATCCGACGGCGGCCGTCTTCCAGCACGACCGGGTGCCGCACATGGGCTGGCCGGTCGCCCTGGTCGTCGCCGACACCTCCGAGCAGGCCAGGGAGGCGGCCGAAGCCCTCGTGGTGCATTACGAGGAAGAACCGCACGACGTCGACTTCTCGGCCGGGCACCCGGACGCGTACGCGGCGGAGGGCCATATGCCGGGCGTGACGGCGAAGGGCGACCTGGAGGCCGAACTCGCCTCGTCCGCCGTCGTGGTGGACGAGGAGTACACCACCCCGGAGGAACACCACAACTCGATGGAGCCCCACGCGGCGACGGCCCGCTGGGAAGGCGGCCGGCTCGAGGTCGTCGACTCCAATCAGGGCACGACATGGGTCGCGGGCGAACTGGCGAACCTGTTCTCGCTCGACCCGGCCTCGGTGCGGGTGCGGTCCGAACACGTCGGTGGTGGCTTCGGCAGCAAGGGCGTCCGTGCGCACCAGGTGGCCGCGGTGATGGCCGCGACCGCCCTGCAGCGCCCGGTCCGGGTCGTCATGACCCGCCGTCAGATGTTCTCGCTGGCCGGTTACCGCAGCCCCACCACGCAGCAGGTCAGGCTCGGGGCCGACGCCGACGGGCGGTTGCGCGCGCTGGATCACAGCTCGCTGAGCCTCACCTCGACCGTGCACGAGTTCGTCGAGCCCAGCGCCGGCGTGGCCCGGGTGATGTACGACGCCGACGCCCACCACACGGCCAACCGGGTCGTACGGCTCGACGTGCCGACCCCGACATGGATGCGTGCGCCGGGCGAGGCACCGGGGTCGTTCGCACTGGAGTCGGCGCTCGACGAACTCGCCGAGAAGTGCGGCCTCGACCCGATCGAACTGCGAGCACGCAACGAACCCGAGCTGGGTCCCGTGTCCGGACTGCCGTTCAGCAGCCGCAACCTCCTCGCCTGCTTCCAGGAGGGCGCGGGCAGGTTCGGCTGGGCTGACCGCGACCCGCGCCCCGGACTGCGCCGCGACGGGCGCTGGCTGCTGGGCACCGGCACGGCGGCCGCCTCCTTCGGTGCGATGGCCATGCCGTCCACGGGGGCGATCACGGCGGAGGCGGACGGAACGTTCACCGTGCGGATCAACGCGGCGGACATCGGCACCGGAGCCCGGACCGCACTCACCCTGATCGCGGCCGACGCGCTGGAGGTGACACCGGACCACATCCACGTGCGCCTCGGCGACAGCGACCTCGGACCGGCGATGATCGCGGGCGGCTCGGCGGGCACCCGCTCCTGGGCCTGGGCGATCACCGCCGCGGCCGGCGAACTGCGGGAGCGGCTCGCCCTGGGCGCCGTCATTCCGCCGGAGGGGATCACGGTGCGGTCGGACACGACCGAAGCCATCGGCGCTCTCGCTCCGAAGGAACGCCACTCCTTCGGCGCCCAGTTCGCCGAGGTGGCCGTGGACGTCACCACGGGCGAGGTCCGGGTGCGCCGCATGCTCGGCATCTTCGCGGCGGGCCGGATCGTCAACCCCCTCACCGCCCGCAACCAGTTCGTCGGCGGCATGACCTGGGGCATCTCCATGGCCCTGCACGAGGAAGCGGTCCGGGACCGGGCCACCGGCGGCCACTACGGCGCCGACCTCGCCGGCTACCACGTGGCCGCGCACGCCGACGTACCGCACATCGAGGCGGACTGGGTGGACGACCCCGACCCGGACGACCCCGTCGGGATCAAGGGCATCGGCGAGGTCGGCATCGTGGGCGCGGCGGCCGCCATCGCCAACGCGGTCTGGCACGCGACCGGCGTACGCCACCGGAACCTGCCCATCCGGCCCGACCGCGTCCTCATGGCGGGCGAGCATGCTTGA
- a CDS encoding XdhC family protein, whose product MLDISEELHGWAEEGREFAVATVVAVGGSAPRGPGAALAVDSEGTVIGSVSGGCVEGAVYDLCQQALADGEAVLERFGYSDEDAFAVGLTCGGVIDILVTPVRSAGPARTVFGSALSAAARGEPTAFARVARGPAELLGQALLVRPDGSYEGGLGGHPELDRTAVAQARAMLEAGRTGTVDVSEDGSHCPGGITLLVESNVPPPRMIVFGAIDFASALVRVGKFLGYRVTVCDARPVFATRARFPDADDIVVDWPHRYLRGTTTDSRTVLCVLTHDAKFDVPLLKEALRMQVAFVGAMGSRRTHADRERRLREVGLTEGELARLSSPIGLDLGARTPEETALSIAAEIVAARRGGTGVPLTASDAPIHREGGERGAAVAA is encoded by the coding sequence ATGCTTGACATCAGTGAGGAGTTGCACGGCTGGGCGGAGGAGGGCCGGGAGTTCGCCGTCGCCACCGTCGTGGCAGTCGGCGGCAGCGCCCCACGCGGCCCCGGCGCCGCCCTCGCGGTCGACAGCGAGGGCACGGTCATCGGCTCGGTGTCCGGCGGCTGCGTGGAAGGAGCGGTGTACGACCTCTGCCAACAGGCGTTGGCAGACGGTGAGGCCGTCCTGGAGCGGTTCGGCTACAGCGACGAGGACGCCTTCGCCGTCGGGCTGACCTGCGGAGGGGTGATCGACATCCTGGTCACGCCGGTGCGCTCGGCAGGGCCCGCCCGGACGGTGTTCGGGTCGGCGCTGTCGGCCGCCGCCCGGGGCGAGCCGACAGCCTTCGCCCGGGTCGCCCGAGGCCCGGCCGAACTCCTGGGCCAGGCGCTGCTCGTACGGCCCGACGGGTCGTACGAGGGCGGGCTCGGCGGTCACCCCGAGCTGGACCGGACGGCGGTGGCCCAGGCCCGGGCCATGCTGGAGGCCGGCCGCACCGGCACCGTCGACGTGTCGGAGGACGGTTCTCACTGTCCGGGCGGCATCACGCTGCTCGTCGAGTCGAACGTCCCGCCGCCCCGCATGATCGTCTTCGGTGCGATCGACTTCGCGTCCGCGCTGGTCCGGGTCGGCAAGTTCCTCGGCTACCGCGTGACGGTCTGCGACGCACGGCCCGTCTTCGCCACCAGGGCCCGCTTTCCCGACGCCGACGACATCGTCGTCGACTGGCCGCACCGGTACCTGCGAGGCACCACGACCGACTCCCGCACTGTCCTGTGCGTGCTCACCCATGACGCCAAGTTCGATGTGCCCCTTCTGAAGGAGGCCCTGCGGATGCAGGTCGCGTTCGTCGGCGCGATGGGCTCGCGCCGCACACACGCCGACCGTGAACGTCGACTGCGTGAAGTGGGACTGACGGAAGGGGAGTTGGCCCGGCTCAGCTCGCCGATCGGCCTCGACCTCGGCGCCCGTACCCCCGAGGAGACGGCCCTGTCCATCGCGGCGGAGATCGTCGCGGCCCGGCGGGGCGGCACGGGCGTCCCGCTGACCGCCTCGGACGCACCGATCCACCGAGAGGGGGGAGAGCGGGGCGCCGCAGTCGCTGCCTGA
- a CDS encoding aspartate aminotransferase family protein, translated as MTTLSPHLRQATPVVAVRGEGVHLYGEDGRRYLDFTAGIGVTSTGHCHPRVVAAAQEQVGTLIHGQYTTVMHQPLRQLVDRLGEVLPAGLDSLFFMNSGSEAVEAALRLARQATGRPNVLVCHGGFHGRTVAAASMTTSGTRFRSGFSPLMSGVVVTPFPTTFRYGWDEETATRFALQELDYTLQTISSPDDTAAIIVEPVLGEGGYVPANQAFLEGLRERADRHGFLLILDEVQTGVGRTGRFWGHDHFGVTPDILVTAKGLASGFPLSGIAASEELMRKAWPGSQGGTYGANAVACAAACATLDVVRDEKLVENAEAMGARLRAGLETVAVNTPGIGDVRGLGLMLGTEFVTEDGQPDSATAARVQRAAVDEGLLLLLCGAWNQVVRMIPALVVDDTAIDEGLRAWTAAVETGTSTP; from the coding sequence ATGACCACACTGTCGCCGCACCTTCGCCAGGCCACGCCCGTGGTGGCGGTCCGGGGCGAGGGCGTCCACCTGTACGGGGAGGACGGCCGCCGCTATCTCGACTTCACCGCCGGCATCGGCGTCACCAGCACCGGCCACTGTCACCCCAGGGTCGTCGCCGCAGCCCAGGAGCAGGTCGGCACGCTCATCCACGGCCAGTACACGACGGTCATGCACCAGCCGCTGCGGCAGCTGGTCGACAGGCTGGGCGAGGTGCTGCCGGCCGGGCTGGACAGTCTGTTCTTCATGAACTCCGGCAGTGAGGCGGTGGAGGCCGCGCTGCGCCTGGCCCGCCAGGCCACCGGCCGGCCGAACGTCCTGGTCTGCCACGGCGGTTTCCACGGCCGGACCGTGGCCGCCGCCTCCATGACCACCTCCGGCACCCGCTTCCGCTCCGGCTTCTCGCCGCTGATGAGCGGGGTCGTCGTCACTCCCTTCCCCACGACCTTCCGGTACGGCTGGGACGAGGAGACCGCCACCCGCTTCGCCCTCCAGGAGCTCGACTACACGCTCCAGACGATCTCCTCGCCCGACGACACGGCCGCGATCATCGTCGAGCCGGTGCTCGGCGAGGGCGGCTACGTGCCCGCGAACCAGGCCTTCCTCGAAGGACTGCGCGAGCGGGCGGACCGCCACGGCTTCCTGCTGATCCTGGACGAGGTGCAGACGGGAGTGGGCCGCACCGGCCGGTTCTGGGGACACGACCACTTCGGTGTCACCCCGGACATCCTCGTCACCGCCAAGGGGCTGGCCAGCGGCTTCCCGCTCTCGGGCATCGCCGCCTCCGAGGAACTGATGAGGAAGGCCTGGCCGGGCTCGCAGGGCGGCACCTACGGCGCCAACGCCGTCGCCTGCGCCGCGGCCTGCGCCACCCTCGACGTCGTACGCGACGAGAAGCTCGTCGAGAACGCCGAAGCGATGGGAGCCCGGCTGCGGGCCGGCCTGGAGACGGTCGCCGTGAACACCCCCGGCATCGGGGACGTACGAGGGCTCGGCCTGATGCTCGGCACCGAGTTCGTCACCGAGGACGGGCAGCCCGACTCCGCGACGGCCGCACGTGTGCAACGGGCCGCGGTGGACGAGGGGCTGCTCCTGCTGCTGTGCGGAGCCTGGAACCAGGTCGTACGGATGATCCCGGCGCTCGTCGTCGACGACACCGCGATCGACGAGGGACTGCGGGCCTGGACCGCCGCCGTGGAAACCGGAACCTCGACGCCGTGA
- a CDS encoding PucR family transcriptional regulator: protein MSEEHRTAGPPHGSEPEAVTGRPLTVGDVLGLPVLAAGQPRVVAGESGLDRRVQWVHITELTDPASFLKGGELVLTTGMPLPEQPAQVRRYVDELADIGAAALVIELVRRYHRPPEALVHACRSRGLPLVTLSKDVNFLEVTQVVHALIVGNQMHAMRRTQQIHEAFTALTLRGASPEEVVRAAAETSGHTVVLENLVHHAVICEPSGHTVEEALSGWERRSRETPPCDHTDVLGPEDWLVAPVEYRGEPWGRVIMLPAPTRTPRTPSFGPEDVAVLERTAMTLTIARLIHATTWERSAHRNTLRDIAEQRHRSPDEARARAAALGLPTEECRFLAVLIDTRTHPGGEELETRLAEDLRTVTVPALVGELAPGRVGVLLSLRSSGSWRPTVEQLGRTAQNLDAGAVVSVGSEVTDLSRAARSFREATRVAEAALPQSSDKPFYELSDIGLRHLMYALRQDPRIQSFAERQLAQLIDHDSRHGTSLLTTLRHYLDAAGNKTTAARRGELSRQTLYQRLHTIERLLDLDLESGEHRTELHVALIALDVSRLG from the coding sequence GTGAGTGAGGAACACCGGACGGCCGGGCCGCCGCACGGGAGCGAGCCGGAGGCCGTGACGGGCCGGCCCCTCACCGTGGGCGACGTGCTGGGGCTTCCCGTGCTGGCCGCGGGGCAGCCCCGGGTCGTCGCCGGCGAGTCCGGTCTCGACCGGCGGGTCCAGTGGGTGCACATCACCGAGCTCACGGATCCCGCTTCGTTCCTGAAGGGCGGGGAGCTCGTCCTCACCACCGGTATGCCGCTGCCGGAGCAGCCCGCCCAGGTGCGGCGGTACGTGGACGAGCTCGCGGACATCGGTGCGGCCGCCCTCGTGATCGAGCTGGTCCGCCGGTACCACCGCCCGCCCGAGGCGCTGGTGCACGCCTGCCGGAGTCGCGGTCTGCCGCTCGTCACCCTGTCCAAGGACGTCAACTTCCTCGAGGTCACCCAGGTCGTCCACGCGCTCATCGTCGGCAACCAGATGCACGCGATGCGCAGGACCCAGCAGATCCACGAGGCGTTCACCGCGCTGACGCTGCGCGGCGCCTCCCCGGAGGAGGTGGTCCGGGCGGCGGCGGAGACGAGTGGCCACACCGTCGTGCTGGAGAACCTCGTCCACCACGCGGTGATCTGCGAACCCTCGGGCCATACCGTCGAGGAGGCGCTCTCCGGGTGGGAGCGGCGTTCCCGGGAGACGCCTCCCTGCGACCACACGGATGTGCTCGGTCCCGAGGACTGGCTCGTGGCACCGGTGGAGTACCGAGGCGAACCGTGGGGCCGCGTCATCATGCTCCCCGCCCCGACCCGTACCCCCCGTACCCCGTCGTTCGGCCCCGAGGACGTGGCCGTGCTGGAACGGACGGCGATGACCCTGACGATCGCCCGTCTCATCCATGCCACGACCTGGGAGCGGAGCGCGCACCGCAACACGCTGCGGGACATCGCCGAGCAGCGCCACCGCTCCCCCGACGAGGCCCGGGCCCGAGCCGCCGCCCTGGGTCTGCCCACCGAGGAGTGCCGCTTCCTCGCGGTCCTGATCGACACCCGTACGCACCCGGGCGGCGAGGAGCTGGAAACGCGGCTGGCCGAGGACCTGCGGACGGTGACCGTGCCCGCCCTCGTGGGCGAACTGGCCCCCGGGCGTGTGGGCGTGCTGCTGTCCCTGCGCTCCTCGGGTTCCTGGCGGCCCACGGTCGAACAGCTCGGCCGCACCGCGCAGAACCTGGACGCGGGGGCCGTCGTGAGCGTCGGCTCCGAGGTCACCGACCTCTCCCGAGCCGCCCGTTCCTTCCGTGAGGCGACGCGCGTCGCGGAGGCGGCCCTGCCGCAGTCCTCGGACAAGCCCTTCTACGAGTTGTCCGACATCGGACTGCGGCACCTCATGTACGCGCTGCGCCAGGACCCACGCATCCAGAGCTTCGCCGAGCGGCAGCTGGCCCAGCTCATCGACCATGACAGCCGGCACGGCACGAGCCTGCTGACGACGCTGCGCCACTACCTGGACGCCGCCGGCAACAAGACCACCGCCGCACGCCGGGGCGAACTGTCCCGGCAGACGCTCTACCAACGGCTGCACACCATCGAGCGGCTGCTCGACCTGGACCTCGAATCCGGCGAGCACCGGACCGAACTGCACGTGGCCCTCATCGCGCTCGACGTGTCCCGGCTGGGCTGA
- a CDS encoding FAD-binding and (Fe-S)-binding domain-containing protein, which produces MRVDTGGRIAAYAYDASNYRVPPRAVAFPRSAADVAAVLNACRELGIPVTARGGGTSMAGNAIGPGVVLDLSRHMNRVLDIDPATGTAEVEAGVVLDELRTAAGRHGLTFGPDPSSHSRCTLGGMIGNDACGNRSVRHGRTGRHIESLEIVTADGVHAIADHGGLRAADPADTASVERVARLADEVRKLVADHLALIRTELGRIPRQVSGYQLQHLLPEHGFDMARALVGTEGTCAVVVGATVRLVATAPASALLALGYDDVVDAAEDVPEILRWSPTAVEGMDEAIVATMRARRGTDSVTGLPGGRAWLYVELDGDEEELVTARAAGLLDTLKARGRMVDGRLVASPGERRSLWRVREDGAGLAARLLDGGESWPGWEDAAVAPEDLADYLRDFRALLGTHELTGVLYGHFGAGCVHVRVDFDFATDTGRAAARRFLQEAAALVVRHGGTLSGEHGDGRARGELLEVMYSDPMIRAFAAFKRAFDPEGLLNPGVIVAPAALDADLALHAPPVPDGRPTLFTFPHDEDGFAGAARRCVGIGRCRSDASAGGVMCPSYRATGDENDSTRGRARALQEMLRGETVHDGWRSTDVRDALDLCLSCKACSTDCPVGVDMATYKAEFLHQHYRGRIRPRSHYSLGWLPFTSALATRIARPLNALLRGPAGRLLARAGGVTRKRTIPAFASRRSLRSALRTSATDEPTALLFVDSFTRAFRPQVAGATARVLADAGIPSAARDGLCCGLTWVSTGQLSVARRVMARTVARLDGGPGSELPIVVAEPSCAAALKRDVPELLGTEAARRVAARVHTLTGALTDLAAPDWSPPPLPESVLLQTHCHEYATFGSRRPRDLLTRLGIREVTEAEGCCGLAGNFGFEEQHYDTSMAVADLSLRPRLDAAADDRPTVVADGFSCATQIDHLDQLAGGRGTRALHLAELLDPAAPASADQPGDTP; this is translated from the coding sequence ATGCGGGTCGACACCGGCGGCAGGATCGCCGCCTACGCGTACGACGCCTCCAACTACCGGGTGCCGCCACGGGCGGTGGCCTTCCCCCGCTCGGCCGCCGATGTCGCGGCCGTACTGAACGCCTGCCGGGAACTGGGCATCCCCGTCACGGCACGCGGCGGCGGCACCAGCATGGCCGGCAACGCGATCGGCCCGGGCGTCGTCCTGGACCTCTCCCGCCACATGAACCGCGTGCTGGACATCGATCCCGCGACCGGTACCGCCGAGGTCGAGGCCGGAGTCGTGCTCGACGAGTTGCGGACGGCCGCGGGGCGGCACGGGCTCACCTTCGGTCCCGACCCGTCCTCGCACAGCCGGTGCACGCTCGGCGGCATGATCGGCAACGACGCGTGCGGCAACCGGTCCGTACGCCACGGGCGGACCGGCCGTCACATCGAGTCGCTGGAGATCGTCACCGCTGACGGCGTCCATGCGATCGCCGATCACGGCGGGCTGCGCGCGGCCGATCCCGCGGACACTGCGTCCGTCGAGCGCGTCGCCCGACTCGCGGACGAGGTAAGGAAGTTGGTCGCCGATCATCTGGCGCTCATCCGGACCGAACTCGGCCGGATCCCGCGCCAGGTCTCCGGCTACCAGCTCCAGCACCTGCTGCCCGAGCACGGCTTCGACATGGCCCGCGCCCTGGTCGGTACCGAGGGCACCTGCGCGGTCGTCGTCGGCGCGACCGTCCGCCTGGTGGCGACGGCTCCGGCCTCCGCCCTGCTGGCACTCGGCTACGACGACGTCGTGGACGCCGCCGAGGACGTACCGGAGATCCTGCGCTGGTCGCCCACCGCGGTGGAGGGCATGGACGAGGCCATCGTCGCGACCATGCGCGCCCGCCGGGGAACGGACTCCGTCACCGGGCTGCCCGGCGGACGCGCCTGGCTGTACGTCGAACTCGACGGTGACGAGGAGGAGTTGGTCACCGCCCGAGCGGCCGGACTCCTCGACACCCTCAAGGCACGCGGGCGGATGGTCGACGGGCGGCTGGTGGCGAGCCCGGGGGAGAGGCGGTCCCTGTGGCGGGTCCGCGAGGACGGCGCCGGTCTGGCCGCCCGCCTGCTGGACGGCGGGGAGTCCTGGCCCGGCTGGGAGGACGCGGCCGTCGCCCCGGAGGATCTGGCCGACTACCTGCGGGACTTCCGCGCGCTGCTGGGCACACACGAGCTGACCGGCGTGCTGTACGGGCACTTCGGCGCGGGCTGCGTCCATGTCCGCGTCGACTTCGACTTCGCCACGGACACCGGCCGGGCCGCCGCCCGCCGCTTCCTCCAGGAGGCTGCCGCGCTGGTCGTCCGGCACGGCGGGACCCTCTCGGGCGAACACGGCGACGGCCGCGCCCGCGGTGAGCTGCTGGAGGTGATGTACAGCGACCCGATGATCCGGGCGTTCGCCGCCTTCAAGCGAGCCTTCGACCCGGAAGGTCTGCTGAACCCGGGCGTCATCGTGGCACCGGCCGCGCTCGACGCCGACCTGGCCCTGCACGCCCCGCCGGTACCGGACGGCCGCCCGACGCTCTTCACCTTCCCGCACGACGAGGACGGCTTCGCGGGCGCCGCCCGCCGCTGCGTCGGCATCGGCCGCTGCCGCTCCGACGCGTCGGCCGGCGGCGTGATGTGCCCCAGCTACCGCGCCACCGGTGACGAGAACGACTCCACCCGGGGCCGGGCACGGGCACTCCAGGAGATGCTGCGCGGCGAGACCGTCCACGACGGCTGGCGCTCGACGGACGTCCGCGACGCCCTCGACCTGTGTCTGTCCTGCAAGGCCTGCTCCACCGACTGCCCCGTGGGCGTCGACATGGCCACGTACAAGGCGGAGTTCCTGCACCAGCACTATCGGGGACGGATCCGACCCCGCTCCCACTACTCACTGGGGTGGCTGCCGTTCACCTCGGCGCTGGCCACCCGCATCGCGAGGCCGCTGAACGCGCTGCTCCGCGGGCCCGCCGGCAGGCTGCTCGCGCGTGCGGGCGGCGTCACCAGGAAACGTACGATCCCCGCCTTCGCCTCCCGGCGCTCGCTGAGGTCCGCACTGCGCACGTCCGCCACCGACGAGCCGACCGCACTGCTCTTCGTCGACAGCTTCACGCGCGCCTTCCGACCCCAAGTGGCCGGGGCCACCGCACGCGTGCTCGCCGACGCAGGGATACCCAGCGCCGCGCGGGACGGCCTGTGCTGCGGTCTGACCTGGGTCAGCACCGGCCAACTGTCCGTGGCGCGCCGGGTCATGGCCCGTACCGTGGCCCGGCTCGACGGCGGACCCGGCAGCGAGCTGCCGATCGTCGTGGCCGAGCCCAGCTGCGCCGCCGCGCTCAAACGCGACGTGCCCGAACTGCTCGGCACCGAGGCCGCGCGGCGTGTCGCGGCCCGGGTCCACACCCTGACCGGCGCGTTGACCGACCTCGCCGCACCCGACTGGAGCCCGCCACCGCTGCCGGAGTCGGTGCTCCTGCAGACCCACTGCCACGAGTACGCGACCTTCGGCAGCCGCCGCCCCCGCGATCTGCTGACCCGCCTCGGGATACGCGAGGTGACCGAGGCGGAGGGCTGCTGCGGCCTCGCCGGGAACTTCGGCTTCGAGGAACAGCACTACGACACCTCGATGGCCGTCGCCGACCTGTCGCTCCGACCGCGGCTCGACGCGGCGGCCGACGACAGACCGACCGTGGTGGCCGACGGCTTCAGCTGCGCCACCCAGATCGACCACCTCGACCAGCTCGCGGGCGGCCGGGGAACCCGCGCCCTGCATCTCGCGGAACTGCTCGACCCCGCCGCCCCCGCCTCTGCCGACCAGCCTGGAGACACACCGTGA